A genomic segment from Pseudomonas mendocina encodes:
- a CDS encoding ShlB/FhaC/HecB family hemolysin secretion/activation protein has translation MPVPHKDSVRAGKHLLHCAIVLAGTATAQLALAQVLPDAGQLLNEHQQTRPSEPRSTQPPAAIELPSGTSGRPTDSGLRVQLKAIRFSGDTELAEAENLQELTKPVLGKTLDHAGLQQLVESLTRYLRGRGYVLARAYLPRQDLTDGELEIALIKGRLQSGTSRIEVQGDTRSSPERLRQIAAAALPEGKVLHAEDLERALLLINDQPGVSAQSALDVGTEPGTSRLLINAKRGPLVSGGVSADNYGNRSTGTARANAQVSLNDPLGIGDQFSLGLSKSTGTDIVGASYSLPLNASGLRLNAAGSYLRYEVDQEQFRPLDLRGNARSGSLGLSYPLIRSRLQNLDLSATYEHKALEDEALGINLRDRELNNVILGMSGNRFDSLAGGGVTEAMLALTLGELDLSGNRDDQFADRVGAGSDGSFHKLNLRLSRLQSLGAGSPWTLFGGLSAQWSGDNLDSSEKFLLGGPAGVRAYPVGEASGDQGWLATLELRRNIDLNLLGVVLQGLGFVDSGRIWLHQDPWPGSINNAGDTNRYDLHAVGVGANLWAGSFSLRTAVARTLDNNPGRSLSGLDADSRSSDWRAWIQASYAF, from the coding sequence ATGCCAGTTCCTCACAAGGATTCCGTTCGTGCGGGTAAGCATCTGCTGCATTGCGCCATCGTGCTGGCCGGTACCGCTACCGCCCAGCTAGCGCTTGCGCAGGTGCTGCCGGACGCCGGTCAGTTGCTCAACGAGCATCAGCAGACGCGACCTTCGGAGCCGCGTTCCACCCAGCCACCCGCAGCCATCGAGTTGCCCTCCGGCACCAGCGGCCGGCCAACGGACTCCGGCCTGCGCGTGCAGCTCAAGGCCATTCGCTTCAGCGGCGATACCGAACTGGCCGAGGCCGAGAACCTGCAGGAACTGACCAAGCCGGTACTGGGCAAGACCCTGGATCACGCCGGCCTGCAACAACTGGTCGAAAGCCTGACCCGCTACCTGCGCGGTCGCGGTTACGTGCTGGCGCGTGCCTACCTGCCACGCCAGGATCTCACCGACGGGGAACTGGAGATCGCCCTGATCAAGGGTCGCCTGCAATCCGGCACCTCGCGCATCGAAGTGCAGGGCGACACCCGCAGCTCTCCCGAACGCCTGCGCCAGATCGCCGCTGCCGCCTTGCCCGAGGGCAAGGTACTGCACGCCGAAGATCTGGAACGCGCGCTGCTGCTGATCAACGACCAGCCAGGTGTCAGCGCGCAATCCGCGCTGGATGTGGGCACCGAGCCGGGCACCAGCCGCCTGCTGATCAACGCCAAGCGCGGCCCGCTGGTGTCGGGTGGCGTGTCGGCCGACAACTATGGCAACCGCAGCACGGGCACCGCCCGCGCCAATGCCCAGGTCAGCCTGAATGATCCGCTGGGTATCGGCGATCAGTTCAGTCTCGGCCTGAGCAAGAGCACCGGCACCGACATCGTCGGTGCCTCCTACAGCCTGCCGCTGAATGCCTCGGGCCTGCGCCTGAACGCCGCCGGCTCCTACCTGCGCTATGAAGTCGACCAGGAGCAATTCCGCCCCCTGGATCTGCGCGGCAACGCCCGCAGCGGCTCGCTGGGCCTGAGCTACCCGCTGATCCGCTCGCGCCTGCAGAACCTCGACCTGTCCGCCACCTACGAGCACAAGGCGCTCGAGGACGAGGCGCTGGGCATCAACCTGCGTGATCGCGAGCTGAACAATGTGATCCTGGGCATGAGCGGCAACCGCTTCGACTCGCTGGCTGGCGGCGGTGTGACGGAGGCTATGCTGGCGCTGACCCTGGGTGAACTCGACCTCTCGGGCAACCGCGACGATCAGTTCGCCGACCGCGTCGGTGCCGGCAGTGACGGTAGCTTCCACAAGCTCAACCTGCGCCTGTCGCGCCTGCAGAGCCTGGGCGCCGGTAGCCCCTGGACGCTGTTCGGCGGCCTTTCCGCGCAGTGGTCCGGTGACAACCTCGATTCCTCGGAGAAATTCCTGCTCGGTGGCCCGGCCGGTGTACGTGCCTATCCGGTGGGTGAGGCCTCGGGTGACCAGGGCTGGCTGGCGACGCTGGAGCTGCGCCGCAACATCGATCTGAACCTGCTTGGCGTGGTGCTGCAGGGCCTGGGCTTCGTCGATAGCGGGCGCATCTGGCTGCATCAGGATCCCTGGCCGGGCTCGATCAACAACGCCGGTGACACCAACCGTTACGACCTGCATGCCGTAGGCGTTGGCGCCAACCTGTGGGCCGGCAGCTTCAGCTTGCGTACCGCCGTCGCGCGCACTCTGGACAACAACCCGGGGCGCAGCCTTTCCGGCCTGGATGCCGACAGCCGCTCCAGTGACTGGCGCGCCTGGATCCAGGCCTCGTACGCATTCTGA
- a CDS encoding TonB-dependent receptor — protein sequence MRRMTVALCCVACWPAVGLGETEVLQLEDISVVGASHRLESARQVPGSVLAVDGERLGEAGLDDLGALAQRVPGLMLSAPNPRYTAIGIRGLGSSSANDGLDGSVAVYLDGVYLGRQGMIPQDFVDIDRLEILRGPQATLYGKNATAGAINLTSRMPSFVNEGQGEVRMGQDGLRHYRASLSGPLIDEVLAARLSVYDLSRDGDIDNHFNGRQLGEQDRQGLRGQLLWAPNERFSARLIGEYAVQDESAVLTASHLSATTRQRAAFVGYQPLPVAPFARRVEQNDDNSLHTVQRGLTLQLDQHLDNELTLTSITGYRDWDYDSRYDADSMALSVARSAVELDHRQFSQELRLAQSLGERFDYLLGAYYLQQRLQRDVDVAFGRDAAAFFLGDRPEVTALGITPGMVPPSLLQGAEQHFRGGQDSDTQAVFGQFTWRPTERLAITPGLRYSRERKRGEIIRRVDGLAPLGMDPVSQLGGQLLRDIALGGAYERRNRITENNLSGQLALSYQFNDALMGYARWSRGYKAGGINLEVTGDAIAPVFDAERATALEVGIKSRWWDERLALDVALYQTDVDDYQALSNSEPADELSPPLRDSLINVGKVRLRGIEVDGRLQLTSQVAWHLGLALNDARYRSFDNAPCPPESGAWSCDLSGKRLFNAPRWSLASGVDYRRPLEAGLELFGALDYSWRSGYYGVLERGTGSYQSAYGLTDLRLGIGQADQRWAVELWARNLFDQDYASAFYATLGSGDYGLLPGAPRSLGMTLRARY from the coding sequence ATGAGGCGGATGACGGTGGCGTTGTGCTGCGTGGCGTGCTGGCCTGCCGTGGGCCTGGGCGAGACCGAGGTGCTGCAGCTCGAAGACATCAGTGTGGTGGGGGCCAGCCATCGCCTCGAATCGGCCCGGCAGGTGCCGGGCAGCGTTCTGGCCGTCGACGGCGAGCGGCTGGGCGAGGCCGGCCTGGATGATCTCGGCGCCCTGGCGCAGCGTGTGCCGGGTTTGATGCTGAGCGCACCCAACCCACGCTATACCGCCATCGGCATCCGTGGCCTGGGGTCGAGTTCGGCCAACGACGGGCTCGATGGCAGCGTGGCGGTGTACCTCGATGGCGTGTACCTGGGGCGCCAGGGCATGATCCCGCAGGATTTCGTCGATATCGACCGGCTGGAAATCCTCCGTGGCCCGCAAGCCACCTTGTACGGCAAGAACGCCACGGCGGGGGCGATCAACCTGACCAGTCGGATGCCGAGCTTCGTCAATGAAGGGCAGGGCGAAGTGCGTATGGGCCAGGATGGCCTGCGCCACTACCGCGCCAGCCTGTCCGGCCCGCTGATCGACGAGGTGCTGGCGGCGCGCCTGAGTGTCTATGACCTGAGCCGCGACGGCGATATCGACAACCACTTCAATGGTCGCCAGCTTGGCGAGCAGGATCGCCAGGGGCTGCGCGGGCAATTGCTGTGGGCGCCCAACGAGCGCTTCAGCGCCCGGCTGATCGGCGAGTATGCGGTACAGGATGAAAGCGCGGTGCTCACCGCCAGCCACCTGAGCGCGACGACCCGCCAGCGCGCCGCCTTCGTCGGCTACCAGCCCTTGCCGGTGGCGCCCTTTGCCCGCCGCGTCGAGCAGAACGACGACAACAGCCTGCATACCGTGCAGCGCGGCCTGACCCTACAGCTCGACCAGCATCTGGATAACGAACTGACCCTGACCAGCATCACCGGCTACCGCGACTGGGATTACGACAGCCGCTACGACGCCGACAGCATGGCGCTCTCGGTGGCACGCTCGGCGGTGGAGCTCGATCATCGCCAGTTCAGCCAGGAGCTGCGCCTGGCGCAATCGCTCGGCGAGCGCTTCGATTACCTGCTGGGCGCCTACTACCTGCAACAGAGGCTGCAACGGGATGTGGACGTGGCCTTCGGCCGTGATGCCGCGGCGTTCTTCCTCGGCGACCGGCCGGAGGTCACTGCCCTCGGCATCACCCCCGGCATGGTGCCACCTTCGCTGTTGCAGGGCGCCGAGCAGCACTTTCGCGGCGGGCAGGATAGCGACACCCAGGCCGTGTTCGGCCAGTTCACCTGGCGCCCCACGGAGCGTTTGGCCATTACCCCGGGCTTGCGTTACAGCCGCGAGCGCAAACGTGGCGAGATCATCCGGCGGGTCGATGGCCTGGCGCCGCTTGGTATGGATCCAGTGTCGCAACTGGGTGGCCAACTGCTGCGCGATATCGCCCTGGGCGGCGCCTATGAGCGGCGCAACCGCATCACGGAGAACAACCTTTCTGGGCAACTGGCGCTCAGTTATCAGTTCAATGACGCGCTGATGGGCTATGCGCGCTGGTCGAGGGGTTACAAGGCCGGTGGCATCAACCTGGAGGTCACTGGCGATGCCATTGCCCCGGTGTTCGACGCCGAGCGTGCGACGGCGCTGGAGGTGGGCATCAAGAGCCGCTGGTGGGACGAACGCCTCGCACTCGACGTGGCGCTGTACCAGACCGACGTGGACGACTACCAGGCGCTCAGCAACAGCGAGCCGGCCGACGAACTGTCACCGCCGCTGCGCGACAGCCTGATCAACGTTGGCAAGGTGCGCCTGCGTGGCATCGAGGTGGACGGGCGCCTGCAACTGACGTCTCAGGTAGCGTGGCACCTGGGCCTGGCCTTGAACGATGCGCGCTACCGCTCCTTCGACAATGCGCCCTGCCCGCCGGAAAGCGGGGCGTGGTCGTGCGACCTGTCCGGCAAGCGACTGTTCAATGCGCCGCGCTGGAGCCTGGCCAGCGGGGTCGATTACCGCAGGCCGCTGGAAGCCGGGCTGGAGCTGTTCGGTGCGCTCGATTACAGCTGGCGCAGTGGCTACTACGGTGTGCTGGAGCGCGGCACCGGCAGCTACCAGTCGGCTTACGGCCTGACCGACCTGCGCCTGGGCATCGGCCAGGCCGACCAGCGCTGGGCCGTGGAGCTGTGGGCGCGCAACCTCTTTGACCAGGATTACGCCAGCGCCTTCTACGCCACCCTGGGTTCCGGTGACTACGGCCTGTTGCCGGGTGCGCCGCGCAGCCTTGGAATGACCCTGCGCGCGCGCTACTAA
- a CDS encoding hybrid sensor histidine kinase/response regulator, with translation MMLRLIRWLRSWLTCLLLCSSPAAWALDVCLASRVDLAPQAQIFEDLDGQLDAAQILALPASRFHAATPEQLRQEYSHSAYWLRFELHNGHAEACRRWLTVGEPRLHDIQVHTLRGDTWSRQVAGAAYPLQQWPVIERQPVFELLLEPGEQVQVLVRVSTPTLLLLQPVLWSETALLQDRQRVSLGDGITLGIVLLIVPFSLVVGWIVRSRLLAVHAATVFAYVLVTIVASGYLIFLPSLMGWSLPIWSALSILSYLCFLAYARELLQVRQLPRLWGWLYNLGLLAFIAACLWGLLVDSVQGRPLAELCTRVGAYVLLPATLIAAWRRGLELSWMAWAVPLFMLVQFLVRYVLQLDTLPWQARASMLSLSSTLPGVAILVCTLITEVVRSRRRERHALTALEHQQKAEQERLESTVAIRTGQLRESLQARSSLMARISHDLRSPLVSIIDHARLAQAGAAEDFPRKVERNARQQLELIDELLEFSRSELQQLELILAPGYLYGFLRELEEEAGFLASRQNNRFECRFADDLPPLVRADLRRLRQVLLNLLGNAAKFTHDGVIVFEVSGRPAEDGQVLLNFSISDSGIGIDTQARDRLLKPFQRGQGVEGYDGSGLGLSIVTQLLQIMGSELQLQRLEPTGSRFSFQLTLACASEDELDSSFVENHGVQVEGAGRRILIVDDLPQNRDWLSDLLAGYDFEVQTASSGQQVLEYLQAEPYDLLISDMRMPGMDGWELLAALRPRWPELPVLLYSAVPALRPAQMPPHLRFDATLLKPASSNDLLACVDRLSGAGHTALEAS, from the coding sequence ATGATGCTTCGTTTGATCCGCTGGCTGCGGTCTTGGCTCACCTGCCTGCTGCTGTGCAGCAGCCCTGCTGCCTGGGCGCTGGATGTGTGCCTGGCTTCACGGGTGGATCTAGCACCCCAGGCGCAGATTTTCGAGGACCTCGATGGTCAGCTCGATGCCGCGCAAATACTGGCCTTGCCGGCCTCGCGTTTCCACGCTGCCACCCCGGAGCAACTGAGGCAGGAGTACAGCCATTCGGCCTACTGGCTGAGATTCGAGTTACACAATGGTCATGCCGAGGCCTGTCGCCGCTGGCTGACGGTGGGCGAGCCGCGTTTGCATGACATTCAGGTGCATACCCTGCGCGGCGATACCTGGAGCCGGCAGGTTGCCGGGGCCGCCTATCCGCTGCAACAGTGGCCGGTGATCGAGCGCCAACCGGTGTTCGAGCTGTTGCTCGAACCCGGGGAGCAGGTGCAGGTGCTGGTGCGGGTGAGCACGCCCACGCTGCTGCTGCTGCAACCGGTGCTGTGGAGTGAGACGGCGCTGCTGCAGGACCGGCAGCGGGTCTCGCTGGGCGACGGCATCACCCTGGGTATCGTGCTGCTGATCGTGCCGTTCAGCCTGGTGGTCGGCTGGATCGTGCGTTCGCGGCTGCTGGCGGTGCACGCCGCGACGGTGTTCGCCTACGTGCTGGTCACCATCGTCGCCAGTGGCTACCTGATCTTCCTGCCGAGTCTGATGGGCTGGAGCCTGCCGATCTGGTCGGCGCTGAGTATCCTCTCGTACCTGTGCTTTCTGGCCTATGCCCGGGAGTTGCTGCAGGTGCGTCAACTGCCGCGTCTATGGGGCTGGCTCTATAACCTGGGGCTGCTGGCCTTCATCGCCGCCTGCCTGTGGGGGCTGCTGGTGGATTCGGTGCAGGGGCGGCCGCTTGCAGAGTTGTGCACGCGGGTGGGGGCCTACGTGCTGCTGCCGGCGACACTGATCGCCGCCTGGCGACGCGGCCTGGAACTGAGCTGGATGGCCTGGGCCGTGCCGCTGTTCATGCTGGTGCAGTTTCTCGTGCGCTACGTGCTGCAGCTCGACACGCTGCCCTGGCAGGCGCGCGCCAGTATGCTCAGCCTGTCCTCGACCTTGCCGGGGGTGGCCATTCTGGTGTGCACCCTGATCACCGAGGTGGTGCGCAGTCGCCGCCGCGAAAGGCATGCCCTGACGGCACTGGAGCATCAGCAGAAGGCCGAGCAGGAGCGCCTGGAAAGCACCGTCGCGATCCGTACCGGGCAGTTGCGCGAATCGTTGCAGGCACGCAGCTCGCTGATGGCGCGCATCAGCCATGACCTGCGTTCGCCGTTGGTCAGCATCATCGATCATGCGCGTCTGGCACAGGCGGGCGCTGCCGAGGATTTCCCGCGCAAGGTGGAGCGCAACGCCCGCCAGCAACTGGAGCTGATCGACGAGTTGCTGGAGTTCTCCCGCAGCGAGTTGCAGCAACTGGAACTGATCCTGGCGCCCGGCTACCTGTACGGATTCTTGCGCGAGCTGGAGGAGGAGGCGGGCTTTCTGGCCTCGCGGCAGAATAATCGCTTCGAGTGCCGCTTCGCCGACGACCTGCCGCCGCTGGTGCGCGCCGATTTGCGCCGCCTGCGCCAGGTGCTGCTGAACCTTCTGGGTAATGCCGCCAAGTTCACCCATGACGGGGTGATCGTGTTCGAGGTGAGCGGCCGGCCCGCCGAGGATGGCCAGGTGCTGCTGAACTTCAGCATCAGCGACAGCGGCATCGGCATCGATACCCAGGCCCGTGACCGGCTGCTCAAGCCCTTCCAGCGCGGCCAGGGCGTGGAGGGCTATGACGGCAGTGGCCTGGGCCTGTCGATCGTGACCCAGTTGCTGCAGATCATGGGCAGCGAACTGCAGCTGCAACGGCTGGAACCGACAGGCAGCCGCTTCAGCTTCCAGCTCACGCTCGCCTGCGCCAGCGAGGACGAGCTCGACAGCAGCTTCGTCGAGAACCATGGAGTACAGGTCGAAGGCGCCGGCCGGCGTATCCTGATCGTCGACGATCTGCCGCAGAACCGCGACTGGCTGAGCGATCTGCTGGCGGGCTACGACTTCGAGGTGCAGACCGCCTCCAGCGGCCAGCAGGTGCTCGAATATCTGCAGGCCGAACCCTACGACCTGCTGATTTCCGACATGCGCATGCCCGGCATGGATGGCTGGGAACTGCTTGCCGCACTGCGCCCGCGCTGGCCCGAGCTGCCGGTGCTGTTGTACTCGGCGGTGCCGGCGCTGCGCCCGGCGCAGATGCCGCCGCACCTGCGGTTCGATGCCACCCTGCTCAAGCCTGCCTCGAGCAATGACCTGCTGGCCTGCGTCGACAGGCTGAGCGGGGCAGGGCACACGGCCCTGGAGGCGTCATGA
- a CDS encoding response regulator transcription factor, with protein sequence MQNNFNNAPHILVIDDSPEELRSVVGLLRQQPWRLSMASDARQGYQRALALKPDLILLDVRMPGMDGFTLCRLLREAPATTRTPVIFLTSAGAVEERLEGLTLGSVDYVLKACDPQEILARIRIHLQLAWREPAAAPSSAAEEPGSPDEITLRAAMRLIAQHLDEVPSLAEIARKAGTHEKRLSSIFREHLGCTVFAYIREARLKRGQELLSESAMDIQDIADQVGFRSACNFTTAFRERVGMTPSQYRQQAQDNGTAQRVDPCRE encoded by the coding sequence ATGCAAAACAATTTCAATAATGCACCGCACATCCTGGTCATAGACGATTCCCCCGAAGAGCTGCGCAGCGTAGTGGGCTTGCTGCGCCAGCAACCCTGGCGCCTGTCGATGGCCAGCGATGCACGTCAGGGCTACCAGCGCGCACTGGCCCTCAAACCCGACTTGATTCTGCTCGACGTGCGCATGCCGGGTATGGACGGATTTACCTTGTGCCGCTTGCTGCGCGAGGCACCTGCCACCACTCGCACGCCGGTCATCTTTCTTACCTCCGCCGGTGCGGTGGAGGAACGCCTCGAAGGCCTGACGCTGGGTAGCGTCGATTACGTGCTCAAGGCTTGCGATCCGCAGGAAATCCTCGCGCGCATTCGCATCCACCTGCAGTTGGCCTGGCGTGAGCCCGCCGCTGCGCCGAGCAGCGCAGCCGAGGAGCCGGGCAGCCCGGACGAGATCACCCTGCGTGCGGCCATGCGCCTGATCGCTCAGCACCTCGACGAGGTGCCGTCGCTGGCGGAGATCGCACGCAAGGCCGGCACGCACGAGAAGCGCTTGTCGAGCATCTTCCGCGAGCACCTGGGTTGCACGGTCTTCGCCTATATCCGCGAGGCCCGGCTCAAGCGCGGCCAGGAACTGCTCAGCGAAAGCGCCATGGATATCCAGGACATCGCCGATCAGGTGGGTTTTCGCAGCGCCTGCAATTTCACCACCGCTTTCCGTGAGCGTGTCGGCATGACGCCCAGCCAGTACCGCCAGCAAGCGCAGGACAATGGCACCGCGCAGCGAGTCGACCCGTGTCGGGAATGA
- a CDS encoding LysR family transcriptional regulator, with protein sequence MQRPIYDHRSSQKPAQRTTLLAANLTDLYWLVHVVEAGSFAAAAQRTGIAKSNLSRRIIQLERRMDVQLLIRKPRALHLTPTGSRIYRHALDMLHAAEAVEDIAMQANGLPRGPLHLCAPGILSQWLYGCLHTFRERYPDVELCLSEADDMIDLTGNQLDLSLSLHEAPFDSPDLVSRPLAALEMVIVGTPEVVDGLGRPRRLSALDDRHLLTTRSATEMRPWLLANGKKILGKAALSARDQHSLLDAARSGLGLACVPLQSCLQDLRTGHLQRTCLDERPISAVLHTLTNPHRSITSATRALIEHLREMLTTQPIAGMAPLND encoded by the coding sequence ATGCAGCGTCCCATATACGACCACAGGTCGTCCCAAAAGCCGGCCCAGCGCACCACCCTGCTAGCCGCCAACCTGACCGACCTCTACTGGCTGGTGCACGTCGTCGAAGCCGGCAGCTTTGCCGCAGCCGCGCAGCGCACCGGCATCGCCAAATCCAACCTGAGCCGGCGCATCATCCAGCTGGAACGGCGCATGGACGTGCAACTGCTGATACGCAAACCACGCGCCTTGCACCTGACCCCGACCGGCTCGCGCATCTATCGCCATGCCCTGGACATGCTGCACGCCGCCGAAGCCGTCGAGGACATCGCCATGCAGGCCAATGGCCTGCCACGCGGCCCCCTTCATCTGTGCGCGCCGGGCATACTCTCGCAGTGGCTGTACGGCTGCCTGCACACCTTCCGGGAGCGCTACCCAGACGTCGAACTCTGCCTGAGCGAAGCGGACGACATGATCGACCTGACGGGCAACCAGCTAGATCTCTCTCTCAGCCTTCATGAAGCACCTTTCGACAGCCCCGACTTGGTCTCCAGACCACTGGCCGCACTGGAAATGGTAATAGTCGGCACCCCGGAAGTGGTGGATGGCCTCGGCAGGCCCAGGCGCTTGTCCGCTCTGGATGACCGGCACCTGCTCACGACCCGCTCAGCCACGGAGATGCGCCCCTGGCTCTTGGCAAACGGAAAGAAGATTCTCGGCAAAGCGGCATTGAGCGCGCGCGACCAGCACTCGCTACTCGACGCCGCCCGCTCAGGCCTAGGCTTGGCCTGCGTGCCACTGCAAAGTTGCCTGCAGGATCTGCGAACCGGGCACCTGCAGCGCACCTGCCTGGACGAGCGGCCGATTTCCGCTGTACTGCACACCCTGACCAACCCTCACCGCAGTATCACCTCCGCCACCCGCGCCTTGATCGAACACTTGCGCGAAATGCTCACTACCCAGCCCATAGCCGGTATGGCACCACTCAACGATTGA
- the yghU gene encoding glutathione-dependent disulfide-bond oxidoreductase produces the protein MSQSSYVPPKVWQHLEASGGQFSKINRPTAGATHDKQLPVGKHPLQLYSLATPNGVKVTILLEELLAQGHKGAEYDAWLIRISEGDQFSSGFVGVNPNSKIPALLDRSTATPIRVFESGSILLYLAEKFGAFLPKDPAGRTETLNWLFWQMGSAPYLGGGFGHFYVYAPEKFEYAINRFTMETKRQLDVLNQRLADNRYLAGDVYTIADIAVWPWYGELVRNNVYSAAEFLAVHDYPHVLRWAEEIAKREAVQRGRRVNRAWGDESDQVPERHQAADLD, from the coding sequence ATGAGCCAATCCAGCTACGTACCGCCGAAGGTCTGGCAACATCTGGAAGCATCCGGAGGCCAGTTCTCCAAGATTAATCGTCCCACCGCCGGCGCGACCCACGACAAGCAATTGCCGGTCGGTAAGCACCCACTGCAGCTCTATTCCCTGGCAACGCCCAACGGCGTGAAGGTGACCATCCTGTTGGAAGAACTGCTCGCTCAGGGCCATAAGGGCGCCGAATACGATGCCTGGCTCATTCGCATCAGCGAGGGCGACCAGTTCTCCAGCGGCTTCGTAGGCGTCAATCCGAATTCGAAGATCCCCGCCCTGCTCGACCGCAGCACGGCAACCCCTATCCGCGTCTTCGAGTCGGGCTCGATCCTGCTCTATCTGGCGGAAAAATTCGGCGCCTTCCTGCCCAAGGATCCGGCAGGCCGTACCGAAACCCTCAACTGGCTGTTCTGGCAAATGGGCTCGGCGCCCTACCTGGGCGGCGGCTTCGGCCACTTCTACGTCTACGCCCCGGAAAAATTCGAGTACGCCATCAACCGCTTCACCATGGAAACCAAGCGTCAGTTGGACGTCCTCAACCAGCGCCTTGCCGATAACCGCTACCTGGCCGGCGACGTCTACACCATCGCCGACATCGCCGTCTGGCCCTGGTATGGCGAGTTGGTGCGGAACAACGTCTACTCGGCCGCCGAGTTCCTGGCCGTTCACGATTACCCGCATGTATTGCGCTGGGCCGAAGAAATCGCCAAACGCGAAGCCGTGCAACGTGGCCGCCGCGTCAATCGCGCATGGGGCGATGAATCGGATCAAGTGCCTGAACGGCATCAAGCTGCTGATTTGGATTAA
- a CDS encoding reverse transcriptase family protein: MKRTLAHREFKAASGSISSISNLAKALNLQVSDFERLWEIPEESRYKSLEKPKTSGGMRVVYNPCPQLRLIQRRINTRIFSNPYVIRWPSYLYGSIPSSPNKSDINHSRDYVACARLHCEAKSILKLDIQNFFDNIHEKLVIEIFSDILRYPEDVSEILARICTYKSRLVQGALTSSYLAMLSLYKEEPEIVAKLKRKDLVYTRFVDDITVSSKIANYDFSYAQKIIEDMLSNAEFPVNSKKTQTQYASASPLTVHGLRVCYKEPRLPSREISNIRAAIRSLEIASKHGNYRQTYAYRKDHNRCLGRANKLARVKHPQHSKFVARLSRILPLPSQKEVNYVKSSVEILERDYLHKKDSFRYKRHYYRTNDRLNVVQRSYPSLVRDLRKRLRPIKPTYE, translated from the coding sequence ATGAAACGGACTTTAGCACATAGAGAGTTCAAAGCAGCCTCCGGCTCTATATCTAGCATCTCTAATTTAGCAAAAGCTCTAAATCTTCAAGTTTCTGACTTTGAGCGACTTTGGGAAATACCCGAAGAGTCTCGCTATAAGTCTCTTGAAAAACCCAAAACATCTGGCGGCATGAGAGTGGTTTACAACCCGTGCCCCCAGCTTCGGCTAATACAGAGAAGAATAAATACTAGAATCTTCTCTAATCCTTACGTTATAAGATGGCCAAGCTACCTCTACGGCTCTATACCTTCTTCTCCGAACAAATCCGATATAAATCATAGTCGTGATTATGTTGCCTGTGCCAGACTTCACTGCGAAGCGAAGTCTATTCTAAAGTTGGATATTCAGAATTTCTTCGACAATATTCATGAGAAATTAGTCATTGAAATATTCTCTGATATATTGCGATACCCTGAGGATGTTTCAGAGATTCTTGCTAGAATCTGTACTTATAAGTCAAGATTAGTGCAGGGGGCATTAACATCTAGCTATCTGGCAATGCTAAGTCTATATAAGGAAGAGCCGGAAATTGTTGCCAAGCTAAAAAGAAAAGACTTGGTCTATACTCGATTTGTTGACGATATTACAGTCTCATCAAAAATCGCAAACTATGATTTCTCATACGCTCAAAAAATAATAGAGGACATGCTCTCTAACGCTGAATTTCCTGTAAATTCGAAGAAAACTCAGACTCAGTACGCATCGGCAAGCCCTCTCACGGTTCATGGTCTGCGAGTATGCTACAAAGAACCGCGCCTTCCATCTCGCGAAATTAGCAATATTAGAGCAGCGATACGAAGCCTCGAGATAGCTTCAAAGCACGGTAATTATCGGCAGACATATGCATATAGAAAAGATCATAATCGTTGCCTGGGCAGGGCTAATAAGCTGGCAAGGGTAAAGCATCCGCAGCACTCGAAGTTTGTTGCAAGGCTATCGCGTATATTACCCCTGCCATCTCAGAAAGAAGTTAACTATGTTAAGAGTTCTGTAGAGATACTTGAGCGCGATTACCTGCACAAAAAAGATAGTTTTCGATACAAAAGGCACTACTATAGAACCAATGATAGGCTTAATGTAGTGCAGCGATCTTATCCCTCTTTAGTTCGAGATTTGAGAAAAAGGCTAAGACCCATTAAGCCTACATATGAATAA